In Prescottella soli, a genomic segment contains:
- a CDS encoding universal stress protein, which yields MDTVETSAPVVVGIDGSESSFAAVNWAAREARLHGCPVHLVAALGAPTPYGDGIRLPPSYFADRDRAVHGHLDRAAAIARTVESAAPVTEISSEVLTGPARPALIEASKSARMVVVGSRGLGQVTAALAGSVAVALAAHAHCPVVVIREPAAQAAGVGEIVVGIDGTENSRPALSTALEEASLRGVGLVAMHTWSPFTLSTVFDDQLDLPWDEVEVAEQAVLSESLAGWAERYPETPVSRIVVRGNSAEELCERAASAALLVVGTHGRGGFAGMLVGSTSTVLLHSATCPLMIVRS from the coding sequence GTGGACACAGTCGAGACGAGCGCGCCCGTCGTCGTCGGAATCGACGGTTCCGAATCGTCCTTCGCCGCTGTGAACTGGGCCGCCCGCGAGGCACGGCTCCACGGATGCCCGGTCCACCTCGTCGCCGCGCTCGGGGCACCCACCCCGTACGGCGACGGCATCCGGCTGCCACCGAGCTACTTCGCCGACCGCGACCGGGCGGTCCACGGGCACCTGGACCGGGCCGCCGCGATCGCCCGGACCGTCGAGAGCGCCGCGCCCGTCACCGAGATCTCCAGCGAGGTCCTCACCGGTCCGGCCCGCCCCGCCCTCATCGAGGCCTCCAAGTCCGCCCGCATGGTCGTCGTCGGCAGCCGTGGCCTCGGCCAGGTCACCGCCGCCCTCGCGGGCTCGGTGGCGGTGGCGCTCGCGGCACACGCGCACTGCCCGGTGGTCGTGATCCGCGAACCCGCCGCACAGGCCGCGGGCGTCGGGGAGATCGTCGTCGGAATCGACGGCACCGAGAACAGCCGCCCCGCCCTCTCGACCGCGCTCGAGGAGGCGTCGCTGCGCGGCGTCGGGTTGGTGGCGATGCACACGTGGTCGCCGTTCACCCTGTCCACGGTGTTCGACGACCAACTCGACCTGCCGTGGGACGAGGTCGAGGTGGCCGAGCAGGCCGTGCTCTCGGAAAGTCTCGCCGGGTGGGCCGAGCGCTACCCGGAGACGCCGGTGTCACGGATCGTGGTCCGCGGGAACTCGGCGGAGGAACTGTGCGAACGCGCAGCGTCTGCCGCGCTGCTGGTGGTCGGCACCCACGGCCGCGGCGGGTTCGCGGGCATGCTCGTCGGCTCGACCAGCACGGTGCTCCTGCACTCGGCGACGTGCCCGCTCATGATCGTCCGGTCGTGA
- a CDS encoding response regulator transcription factor produces MLTVFLVDDHEVVRRGLAELVDSDDDMQVVGQAETRSQALARIPALRPDVVLLDVRLPDGSGIDVCRQLRTRMPDLRCLIVTSFRDERALRDAAAAGARGYVVKDIRGMQLMEAVREVGAGGTLLPAPPPTPGRARRRAPLPEDLTAQERRLLALLGEGLTNRQIAARMFLAEKTVKNYVSRLLAKLGVERRTQAAVLAARLQIATDPR; encoded by the coding sequence ATGCTGACAGTGTTCCTCGTGGACGATCACGAGGTGGTCCGCCGCGGCCTCGCCGAACTCGTCGACTCCGACGACGACATGCAGGTGGTCGGCCAGGCCGAGACCCGTTCCCAGGCGCTGGCCCGGATTCCCGCACTTCGACCGGATGTGGTGTTGCTCGATGTCCGCCTGCCCGACGGCAGCGGCATCGACGTGTGCCGGCAGCTGCGGACCAGGATGCCGGACCTGCGCTGCCTGATCGTGACCTCGTTCCGCGACGAGCGCGCGCTGCGGGACGCTGCGGCCGCCGGCGCCAGGGGCTACGTCGTCAAGGACATCCGCGGCATGCAGCTGATGGAGGCGGTGCGCGAGGTCGGGGCCGGCGGCACGCTGCTGCCCGCGCCCCCGCCGACCCCCGGTCGGGCCCGGCGCCGCGCTCCGCTGCCCGAGGACCTCACCGCGCAGGAACGCCGCCTGCTCGCGCTGCTGGGCGAGGGGCTCACCAACCGGCAGATCGCGGCGCGGATGTTCCTGGCGGAGAAGACGGTCAAGAACTACGTGTCGCGGCTGCTGGCCAAGCTGGGCGTCGAGCGCCGCACCCAGGCGGCGGTGCTCGCCGCGCGCCTCCAGATCGCCACCGACCCGCGCTGA
- a CDS encoding AAA family ATPase: MDATAGQPYAALHETHSGVVFLLGDRVYKAKKPIRTEFLDFRSRDARRAVCAREVELNRRLAPDVYLGVVELPDPDAAAGEPLVVMRRMPEDARLSTLVRGGDVGDVGDRIDAIADTVAHFHARALRGPDISAEGTAAAVRRRWCNNIRETRALDQHVLDDDRLVALERRVLRYLDGREALFAERISAGRIVDGHGDLLADDIFWLGDGPRILDCLEFDDRLRYLDALDDIACLAMDLEFLGRPDLAGRLFDRHAATAGDPAPGSLRHHYVAYRAFMRAKVDCVRHLQGRAESAQDALRHTALAEEHLARGAVRLAIVGGLPATGKSTVAHALAAEVGAELVSSDAIRRELFAAERDTDPDPGFGRGRYSADATARVYETLLDRARPHLDRGVSVVLDASWTDADWRTSAGGVAAAARADLVPLRCVAPPDVAERRLRERAATGRAHDSEAAPDIARAMAARADPWPEATDIDTRGPVERTMVAAAARWASAPQN, from the coding sequence GTGGACGCGACCGCCGGGCAGCCGTACGCCGCCCTGCACGAGACGCATTCGGGGGTGGTGTTCCTCCTCGGCGACCGCGTGTACAAGGCGAAAAAACCGATCCGCACCGAGTTCCTCGACTTCCGCAGCCGTGACGCCCGGCGGGCGGTGTGCGCCCGCGAGGTGGAGCTGAACCGGCGCCTGGCACCCGACGTCTACCTGGGGGTCGTCGAACTGCCCGACCCCGACGCCGCGGCGGGCGAGCCGCTGGTGGTGATGCGCCGGATGCCCGAGGACGCCCGGCTGTCGACACTGGTGCGCGGCGGGGACGTCGGGGACGTCGGGGACCGGATCGACGCGATCGCCGACACGGTCGCGCACTTCCACGCCCGGGCGCTGCGCGGGCCGGACATCTCGGCGGAGGGCACGGCGGCCGCGGTCCGCCGACGGTGGTGCAACAACATTCGCGAAACCCGCGCGCTCGACCAGCACGTCCTCGACGACGACCGACTCGTCGCGCTCGAGCGGCGGGTGCTGCGGTACCTCGACGGCCGGGAGGCGCTGTTTGCCGAGCGCATATCGGCCGGGCGCATCGTCGACGGGCACGGCGACCTGCTGGCCGACGACATCTTCTGGCTGGGCGACGGCCCGCGCATCCTGGACTGCCTCGAGTTCGACGACCGACTCCGCTACCTCGATGCACTCGACGACATCGCTTGCCTGGCAATGGATCTCGAGTTCCTGGGCCGCCCCGACCTGGCCGGGCGGCTGTTCGACCGGCACGCGGCCACTGCCGGCGACCCGGCCCCGGGATCGCTGCGGCACCACTACGTCGCCTACCGGGCCTTCATGCGCGCGAAGGTCGACTGCGTCCGGCACCTGCAGGGCCGCGCCGAGTCGGCGCAGGACGCGCTGCGCCACACCGCCCTCGCCGAGGAACACCTCGCGCGCGGCGCCGTGCGGTTGGCGATCGTCGGCGGGCTGCCCGCCACCGGGAAGTCGACCGTCGCCCACGCCCTCGCCGCGGAGGTGGGCGCCGAGCTGGTGTCGAGCGACGCGATCCGGCGCGAGTTGTTCGCCGCCGAACGCGACACCGACCCGGACCCGGGGTTCGGCCGCGGCCGGTACTCGGCCGACGCCACCGCCCGGGTGTACGAGACGCTGCTGGACCGGGCTCGCCCGCACCTCGACCGGGGCGTCTCGGTCGTGCTGGACGCGTCCTGGACCGACGCCGACTGGCGCACCAGCGCCGGCGGGGTCGCCGCCGCCGCCCGCGCAGACCTGGTGCCGCTGCGGTGCGTCGCCCCGCCGGACGTCGCCGAACGTCGCCTGCGTGAACGCGCCGCCACCGGCCGCGCCCACGACTCCGAGGCCGCCCCCGACATCGCCCGGGCGATGGCCGCACGCGCGGACCCCTGGCCGGAGGCCACCGACATCGACACCCGCGGGCCGGTCGAGCGGACGATGGTCGCGGCGGCCGCCAGATGGGCATCTGCGCCGCAGAACTGA
- a CDS encoding zinc transporter permease: MTSSEHHPHDPSDHPHVHGENCGHEKIQHGDHVDYLHDGHRHAEHEGHYDEHGEAG, encoded by the coding sequence ATGACCTCATCCGAGCACCATCCGCACGACCCGTCCGATCACCCGCACGTCCACGGCGAGAACTGCGGACACGAGAAGATCCAGCACGGCGACCACGTCGACTACCTCCACGACGGCCACCGGCACGCCGAGCACGAGGGCCATTACGACGAACACGGCGAGGCCGGCTGA
- a CDS encoding RNA polymerase-binding protein RbpA: MADRVLRGSRLGAVSYETDRDHDLAPRRIARYRCDNGEEFDVPFADDAEIPGTWLCKNGLEGTLLEGSAPEAKKVKPPRTHWDMLLERRSVEELEELLKERLDLLKAKRRGA, from the coding sequence ATGGCAGATCGCGTACTTCGAGGCAGTCGACTCGGAGCGGTGAGCTACGAGACCGATCGCGACCACGACCTGGCGCCCCGCCGCATCGCCCGGTACCGGTGCGACAACGGCGAGGAGTTCGACGTCCCCTTCGCGGACGACGCCGAGATCCCCGGCACGTGGCTGTGCAAGAACGGCCTCGAAGGCACCCTCCTCGAGGGCAGCGCGCCCGAGGCGAAGAAGGTCAAGCCGCCGCGCACCCACTGGGACATGCTGCTCGAGCGTCGTTCGGTCGAGGAGCTCGAGGAGCTGCTCAAGGAGCGTCTGGACCTGCTCAAGGCCAAGCGTCGCGGCGCGTAG
- a CDS encoding lipase family protein: MPSKRVSPSPARTRSRVGRAIMAAVVVGGAAVLAPPTTVSAAPLYPVADPDGFYRQPPGMASRAPGDVLAVRRMPPLPFFPNTDVWQIAFRSTNSQNAPIAAVTTVLAPQNRQPNGPLLSYQHIVNALGTRCAPSRALYTNDPDLVIREAPALNVALMRGWTVALPDHLGPDSAYGAARLGGQITLDGIRAAQRVPGLALGASPVAMAGYSGGGMATAFAAALAPAYAPELNIVGVAEGGVPMNLGKMAHALGTAPHPAFGLALAAAIGLEREYPDQLPIGDQLNGPGVAMRNAVANACTNQILATGAGHSAGEISTNTGLLDSPAADAVLADNSVEDYPGVPTAPVFEWHSPTDVLIPVDSIDATVRRYCRAGATVESELFPSPDHLTTAVLGAPRALDYLDARFRGEPAPSNC; this comes from the coding sequence ATGCCGTCGAAACGGGTGTCGCCGTCACCGGCCCGGACGCGTAGTCGAGTAGGTAGAGCGATCATGGCGGCCGTCGTGGTCGGCGGTGCAGCCGTGCTGGCGCCGCCCACGACGGTATCCGCGGCGCCGCTGTACCCCGTTGCCGACCCGGACGGGTTCTACCGCCAACCCCCCGGTATGGCCTCGCGGGCACCGGGCGACGTGCTCGCGGTGCGCCGGATGCCACCGTTGCCGTTCTTCCCGAACACGGACGTGTGGCAGATCGCCTTCCGGTCCACGAATTCCCAGAACGCGCCGATCGCCGCCGTCACCACCGTCCTGGCACCGCAGAACCGGCAGCCGAACGGCCCGCTGCTGTCCTATCAGCACATCGTCAACGCACTCGGCACCCGCTGCGCACCGTCACGCGCGCTCTACACCAACGATCCCGACCTCGTCATCCGTGAAGCGCCGGCGCTCAACGTCGCGCTGATGCGCGGATGGACGGTCGCGCTGCCCGATCACCTCGGACCCGACAGCGCGTACGGGGCGGCCCGCCTCGGCGGGCAGATCACCCTCGACGGAATCCGGGCGGCGCAGCGGGTGCCCGGTCTGGCACTCGGGGCCAGCCCGGTGGCGATGGCCGGCTACTCCGGCGGCGGCATGGCCACCGCCTTCGCCGCGGCACTCGCGCCGGCGTACGCGCCGGAATTGAACATCGTCGGGGTCGCCGAGGGCGGGGTCCCGATGAACCTCGGCAAGATGGCGCACGCGCTCGGCACCGCGCCGCACCCGGCCTTCGGACTCGCGCTGGCGGCCGCTATCGGGCTCGAGCGGGAGTACCCGGACCAGCTGCCCATCGGCGACCAGCTCAACGGCCCCGGCGTCGCGATGCGCAACGCGGTCGCGAATGCGTGCACCAACCAGATCCTCGCGACCGGCGCCGGACACAGCGCCGGCGAGATCTCGACGAACACCGGCCTGCTCGACAGCCCGGCCGCGGACGCCGTGCTCGCCGACAACAGCGTGGAGGACTACCCAGGGGTACCGACCGCACCGGTCTTCGAGTGGCACAGCCCCACCGACGTGCTGATCCCGGTCGATTCGATCGACGCCACGGTTCGGCGGTACTGCCGTGCCGGTGCGACCGTCGAGTCGGAGCTGTTCCCCAGCCCCGACCACCTCACCACCGCGGTGCTGGGCGCGCCGCGGGCGCTGGACTATCTCGATGCACGGTTCCGCGGCGAGCCGGCACCGAGCAACTGCTGA
- a CDS encoding chorismate mutase family protein, giving the protein MDDTSGSTRADTTEYPTGTIAADEPGLERLRAELDAIDGRLLEDIRARIDVCVRIGEVKRRQRIPMMQPHRVGLVQARAQQFAHENGLSPEFLGRLYDVMIAETCRIEDDVIGSNGDPTRATG; this is encoded by the coding sequence ATGGACGACACCAGCGGCTCCACGAGAGCCGACACCACCGAGTACCCGACCGGCACCATCGCGGCCGACGAGCCGGGTCTGGAGCGCCTGCGAGCGGAGCTCGACGCTATCGACGGGCGACTACTCGAGGACATTCGCGCACGTATCGACGTGTGTGTCCGGATCGGCGAGGTCAAACGACGTCAGCGAATCCCCATGATGCAGCCGCATCGCGTGGGCCTCGTGCAGGCCCGCGCCCAGCAGTTCGCACATGAGAACGGGCTGTCCCCGGAATTCCTGGGTCGGCTGTACGACGTGATGATCGCGGAGACCTGCCGGATCGAGGACGACGTAATCGGGTCGAACGGCGACCCCACTCGCGCAACGGGCTGA
- the pabB gene encoding aminodeoxychorismate synthase component I, with amino-acid sequence MSTRTLLIDNYDSFTYNLYSLLSEVNGVPPHVVKNDADWAAVPLEDFDNIVISPGPGRPDRKRDFGISARAIANREVPVLGVCLGHQGLCHLFGSTVGLAPVPMHGRLSSIRHSGRGIFADLPSPFRAVRYHSLIVEDLPPELEAHAWTDDGLIMAAKHRRHPLWGVQFHPESICTQHGHDLLANFRDLSPVRGHASPRRSTRAATAAPPNDSRDATSRYVVHSRRVDRAVDPQAVYSRLFANGSGSFWLDGSAAIEPESRFSVMGDCSGPLAEYLTYRVAETTVCVHRAGRPVEQVHQRFFDYIDEQLRDRAVPPAPDLPFAFGLGYVGYLGYELKADAGSQLVHTSPTADAAFVFADRAVVIDHLGGACYLLALSEDPEDPRVPEWFTRIEAEIRELDEAVEAPPPHPLVKLEEDTKPRLRHSNEEYLALIGQCLDEIRSGESYEVCLTNAATVDRVIDPLQSYETLREISPTPYSALLQFSGVSVLSASPERFLRIGADRVVESKPIKGTRPRHAHPEQDAALRQDLLDSEKDRAENLMIVDLVRNDLSRVCAPGSVHVPKLFDVETYAPVHQLVSTVRGTLRDDVSSVDCVRAAFPGGSMTGAPKLRTMEIIDKLEEGPRGVYSGAIGYFSINGTADFSIVIRTMVATDDRVTFGVGGAIVALSDPDEELEETMVKAVTMRRCLSATSNDQADDKAAEHDSSDGGDR; translated from the coding sequence ATGTCGACCCGAACACTGTTGATCGACAACTACGACTCGTTCACCTACAACCTGTACAGCCTGTTGTCGGAGGTCAACGGGGTGCCGCCGCACGTGGTGAAGAACGACGCCGACTGGGCGGCCGTGCCGCTCGAGGATTTCGACAACATCGTCATCTCCCCCGGGCCGGGGCGACCGGACCGCAAGCGCGACTTCGGGATCAGTGCCCGCGCGATCGCGAACCGCGAGGTGCCGGTGCTCGGGGTGTGCCTCGGGCATCAGGGGCTGTGCCACCTGTTCGGCAGCACCGTGGGCCTGGCCCCGGTGCCGATGCACGGGCGGCTCTCGTCGATCCGGCATTCGGGACGCGGGATCTTCGCGGACCTGCCGTCGCCGTTCCGGGCGGTGCGGTACCACTCCCTGATCGTCGAGGACCTTCCCCCCGAGCTCGAGGCCCACGCGTGGACCGACGACGGGCTGATCATGGCCGCGAAACATCGGCGACATCCGTTGTGGGGCGTGCAGTTCCACCCCGAGTCGATCTGCACCCAGCACGGCCACGACCTGCTCGCGAACTTCCGGGACCTGTCCCCGGTGCGTGGGCATGCATCCCCGCGGCGCAGTACGCGCGCCGCCACGGCGGCGCCGCCGAACGATTCCCGCGATGCCACATCCAGATACGTCGTTCACAGCCGGCGGGTGGATCGAGCGGTGGATCCGCAGGCCGTCTACAGCCGGCTCTTCGCGAACGGCTCGGGCAGTTTCTGGCTCGACGGCAGCGCCGCGATCGAACCCGAATCGCGGTTCTCGGTGATGGGTGACTGTTCCGGGCCCCTGGCCGAGTACCTCACCTACCGGGTGGCGGAGACGACCGTCTGCGTCCACCGCGCGGGTCGACCCGTGGAACAGGTCCACCAGCGGTTCTTCGACTACATCGACGAGCAGCTTCGCGACCGGGCGGTGCCGCCGGCACCCGACCTGCCGTTCGCGTTCGGCCTCGGCTACGTCGGCTATCTCGGGTACGAGCTCAAGGCCGATGCCGGCAGCCAACTCGTCCACACGTCGCCCACCGCGGACGCCGCCTTCGTCTTCGCCGACCGCGCGGTGGTGATCGACCACCTCGGCGGTGCCTGCTACCTGCTGGCCCTGAGCGAGGACCCGGAGGATCCGCGGGTGCCGGAGTGGTTCACGCGGATCGAGGCCGAGATCCGCGAGCTCGACGAGGCCGTCGAAGCGCCGCCCCCGCACCCGCTGGTCAAGCTCGAGGAAGACACCAAACCGCGCCTCCGTCACAGCAACGAGGAGTACCTCGCGCTCATCGGTCAGTGTCTCGACGAGATCCGGTCCGGGGAGTCGTACGAGGTGTGCCTGACGAACGCGGCGACCGTCGACCGGGTCATCGATCCGCTGCAGAGCTACGAGACGCTGCGGGAGATCAGCCCCACCCCGTACAGTGCGCTGCTGCAGTTCTCCGGTGTGTCGGTGCTCAGCGCGTCACCGGAGCGGTTCCTGCGGATCGGTGCCGACCGGGTCGTCGAGTCCAAGCCGATCAAGGGCACCCGTCCGCGGCACGCGCACCCGGAGCAGGACGCGGCGCTGCGCCAGGACCTGCTCGACAGCGAGAAGGACCGCGCCGAGAACCTGATGATCGTCGACCTGGTGCGCAACGACCTGTCCCGGGTCTGCGCGCCCGGATCGGTGCACGTCCCCAAGCTGTTCGACGTGGAGACGTACGCCCCGGTGCACCAGTTGGTCTCGACGGTGCGCGGCACGCTGCGCGACGACGTCTCGAGCGTCGACTGCGTCCGCGCCGCGTTCCCCGGGGGCTCGATGACCGGTGCACCGAAGCTGCGGACCATGGAGATCATCGACAAACTCGAGGAGGGTCCGCGCGGCGTGTATTCCGGTGCCATCGGCTACTTCTCGATCAACGGAACCGCCGACTTCTCGATCGTCATCCGCACGATGGTCGCGACGGACGACCGGGTGACGTTCGGTGTCGGGGGCGCGATCGTCGCGTTGTCGGATCCGGACGAGGAGCTCGAGGAGACGATGGTCAAGGCCGTCACGATGCGCCGCTGCCTGTCGGCGACTTCGAACGACCAGGCCGACGACAAGGCCGCGGAACATGATTCGTCCGATGGCGGTGATCGGTGA
- a CDS encoding prephenate dehydrogenase dimerization domain-containing protein — protein sequence MTTRAETGAVRVAVVGGAGAVGAMLADLARSGGDDVTVIDRVRPDGARTALVADVTAPSESMRAALADADVVVLAVPEAVAVAAVPVVDGAMRRGALLVETLSVKTRIHRTLREGVADRPALGINPMFAPGLGVSGRPVAAVVHSDGPAVDRFLGAVAGWGGRVVRLDAAEHDRVTAATQALTHAAVLAFGLALADAGVGADELAATAPPPHTTMLALLARVGAGAPDVYHDIQAGNPDAAAARKALAAGLARLSETVECGDERAFAELMAEAVRPLGDRLAGYRAMCAAMFEQLRDRPPEGGPP from the coding sequence GTGACGACGCGCGCTGAGACGGGCGCCGTGCGGGTCGCGGTCGTCGGTGGTGCGGGTGCAGTCGGTGCGATGCTGGCCGACCTGGCGCGGTCGGGTGGCGACGACGTGACGGTCATCGACCGGGTCCGCCCCGACGGCGCTCGGACGGCCCTGGTCGCCGACGTCACCGCCCCCTCGGAGTCGATGCGCGCCGCCCTCGCGGACGCGGACGTCGTGGTGCTCGCGGTCCCCGAGGCCGTGGCGGTCGCCGCGGTTCCCGTGGTCGACGGCGCCATGCGGCGCGGTGCGCTGCTGGTCGAGACCCTGTCCGTCAAGACGCGGATCCATCGGACGCTGCGTGAGGGTGTGGCCGACCGCCCGGCGCTGGGGATCAATCCGATGTTCGCGCCCGGGCTGGGCGTGAGCGGTCGGCCGGTGGCGGCGGTGGTCCACAGCGACGGTCCTGCGGTCGACCGGTTTCTCGGGGCGGTGGCCGGCTGGGGTGGACGGGTGGTCCGCCTCGATGCCGCCGAACACGATCGCGTCACCGCGGCCACGCAGGCGCTCACGCACGCCGCGGTCCTCGCGTTCGGGCTGGCGTTGGCCGACGCGGGTGTCGGCGCGGACGAACTGGCGGCGACGGCTCCCCCGCCGCACACGACGATGCTCGCGCTCCTGGCCCGGGTCGGGGCGGGCGCCCCGGACGTCTACCACGACATCCAGGCCGGCAACCCGGACGCGGCCGCGGCACGAAAGGCGTTGGCGGCAGGACTGGCCCGGCTGTCCGAGACGGTCGAGTGCGGCGACGAGCGTGCCTTCGCCGAACTCATGGCCGAGGCCGTCCGCCCGCTCGGCGACCGCCTGGCCGGCTATCGCGCGATGTGCGCCGCGATGTTCGAGCAGCTGCGGGACCGACCGCCGGAAGGAGGACCACCGTGA
- a CDS encoding AurF N-oxygenase family protein, giving the protein MTHTPFGDEAAENESLLRLPSLPPFDPGDPVESAIISALAGSWPRRATVKRPEPDLDALFDAEKDDYPAQLIPFHDDDRFRRLDEPTRARVLAWAWIAYNKNVMDVEQYVVNPGFRLLSQDAFGTGLGDTLTVATLQAMVDEQYHTLMHLNASALTRRRRGWDLPERRLPYGPTVRGQYAAVAQADTPRESALASLAFTTVAETSISSYLGLMTDDENLQPVNRSTVVLHRRDEYCHSSIAGELLKIVYERLGPDDRRILLSGLATGLRAFEANDYTTWNAVMASEGVRDGEALVADAAHDAGRRKLVQDCSAIRRLCDDLGVADEVPYEW; this is encoded by the coding sequence GTGACCCACACGCCGTTCGGCGACGAGGCCGCCGAGAACGAGTCCCTGCTGCGGCTGCCGTCGCTGCCGCCGTTCGATCCGGGCGACCCGGTGGAGAGCGCGATCATCAGTGCGCTGGCGGGCAGCTGGCCGCGCCGGGCCACCGTCAAGCGCCCCGAGCCCGACCTGGACGCGCTGTTCGACGCCGAGAAGGACGACTACCCCGCGCAGTTGATCCCCTTCCACGACGACGACCGGTTCCGCCGGCTCGACGAGCCCACCCGGGCCCGGGTGCTGGCGTGGGCATGGATCGCCTACAACAAGAACGTCATGGACGTCGAGCAGTACGTCGTCAATCCCGGATTCCGGCTGCTCTCGCAGGACGCGTTCGGCACCGGGCTCGGCGACACGCTGACCGTCGCCACGCTCCAGGCGATGGTCGACGAGCAGTACCACACGCTGATGCACCTGAACGCGAGCGCGCTGACGCGGCGCCGGCGCGGGTGGGATCTGCCGGAGCGCCGGCTGCCGTACGGGCCGACCGTGCGCGGGCAGTACGCGGCGGTCGCGCAGGCCGACACCCCGCGCGAATCGGCGCTGGCCAGTTTGGCGTTCACGACCGTGGCCGAGACGTCGATCAGCTCCTACCTCGGACTGATGACCGACGACGAGAACCTCCAGCCGGTGAACCGGTCCACCGTGGTGCTGCACCGGCGCGACGAGTACTGCCACTCGTCGATCGCCGGGGAGCTGCTGAAGATCGTGTACGAGCGCCTGGGCCCCGACGACCGGCGGATCCTGTTGTCAGGGCTGGCCACCGGGCTGCGGGCATTCGAGGCGAACGACTACACCACGTGGAACGCGGTCATGGCGTCCGAAGGTGTCCGGGACGGTGAGGCCTTGGTGGCGGACGCGGCGCACGACGCCGGTCGGCGCAAGCTGGTGCAGGACTGCAGCGCCATCCGGCGGCTGTGCGACGACCTCGGCGTCGCCGACGAGGTGCCGTACGAGTGGTGA
- a CDS encoding FAD-dependent monooxygenase yields the protein MFDVIIAGCGPTGAMLAAEPRLHDVRVLVLEKEPAPEGLDSAHTYLLGIPQPVVNRLLEDHAIELGAQVRSGCAVSGFEQDDEGVTVELADGERLRSRYLVGCDGARSTVRKLLGVGFPGEPSRNDTLMGEMEVGVPQEEIAAIAAEIQKTDKRFSLGPFGDWVYRVVVPAAGVSDRAEPPTLDDFKQELRATAGTDFGVHSPRWMSRFGDATRLAERYRVGRVLLAGDAAHIHPPTGGQGLNLGVQDAFNLGWKLAAQIRGWAPETLLDTYQTERHPVAEDVMNNTRAQMELLSTEPGPQAVRRLLTELMDFDEVNRYLIEKITAIDIRYDFGAGPDLLGRRLRDIDLKQGHLYDQLHRGRGLVLDGTESLAVEGWSDRVDLVADPTAGLDVPAILLRPDGHVAWIGERQQDLNDHLSLWFGKPAN from the coding sequence ATGTTCGATGTGATCATTGCCGGGTGCGGGCCGACCGGTGCGATGCTGGCCGCCGAACCGCGACTGCACGATGTGCGGGTACTCGTTCTGGAGAAGGAACCCGCGCCCGAGGGCCTGGATTCCGCGCACACCTATCTGCTGGGCATCCCGCAGCCGGTCGTCAATCGCCTACTCGAAGACCATGCGATCGAGCTGGGTGCGCAGGTCCGGAGCGGTTGTGCGGTGTCCGGTTTCGAGCAGGACGACGAGGGTGTGACCGTCGAGCTGGCCGACGGGGAGCGGCTGCGGTCGCGCTACCTCGTCGGCTGTGACGGCGCGCGCAGTACCGTGCGCAAACTGCTCGGCGTCGGCTTCCCCGGCGAGCCCTCGCGGAACGACACGCTGATGGGCGAGATGGAAGTCGGTGTGCCGCAGGAGGAGATCGCCGCCATCGCGGCCGAGATCCAGAAGACCGACAAGCGATTCAGCCTCGGGCCCTTCGGCGACTGGGTCTACCGCGTCGTGGTCCCCGCCGCCGGAGTCAGCGATCGCGCGGAGCCGCCCACCCTCGACGATTTCAAACAAGAGTTGCGCGCCACCGCCGGAACCGATTTCGGCGTGCATTCCCCGCGCTGGATGTCCCGCTTCGGCGATGCCACCAGGCTGGCCGAGCGTTATCGGGTCGGTCGGGTGCTGCTGGCGGGCGATGCGGCGCACATCCACCCGCCCACCGGCGGTCAGGGTCTGAACCTGGGTGTTCAGGACGCGTTCAACCTCGGCTGGAAACTGGCCGCGCAGATCCGCGGCTGGGCGCCGGAGACCTTGCTGGACACCTACCAGACCGAACGTCATCCGGTCGCCGAGGACGTCATGAACAACACCCGCGCCCAGATGGAACTGCTGTCCACCGAGCCGGGCCCGCAGGCCGTGCGCAGGCTGCTCACCGAACTGATGGACTTCGACGAGGTGAACCGCTATCTGATCGAGAAGATCACCGCGATCGACATCCGCTACGACTTCGGCGCGGGCCCCGACCTGCTCGGCCGCCGCCTGCGTGACATCGACCTGAAACAGGGCCACCTCTACGACCAACTACATCGGGGCCGCGGCCTGGTACTCGACGGCACCGAATCTCTGGCCGTCGAGGGCTGGTCGGACCGAGTCGATCTCGTCGCGGATCCCACTGCGGGATTGGATGTTCCGGCCATCCTGCTGCGTCCCGACGGGCACGTCGCCTGGATCGGCGAGCGCCAGCAGGACTTGAACGACCACCTCTCCCTCTGGTTCGGCAAGCCCGCCAACTGA